In Acidovorax sp. 106, the following proteins share a genomic window:
- a CDS encoding enoyl-CoA hydratase, whose product MTVLDMAQMSLQTPQSPLAVARDERGVITLTLNDPGRFNALGSDMLVELQQALDAVAQDPSARAVVLAAQGKAFCAGHNLKDMAAHPDQAWYQKLFAQCSRMMLSIHKLPVPVIARVQGMATAAGCQLVAQCDLAVAAEDASFATSGIHYGLFCATPSVPLVRNVPAKRAMEMLLTGDFIDARTAQAQGLLNRVVPADALDAEVETLLQSILEKPRAAIAMGKALVYQQRELGIEAAYQLAGQTMALNMMDPAAQEGARAFAEKRTPEWKR is encoded by the coding sequence ATGACGGTTTTGGACATGGCGCAAATGTCGCTGCAAACGCCGCAATCGCCCCTGGCGGTGGCGCGCGATGAGCGGGGGGTGATCACCCTGACCTTGAACGATCCAGGGCGCTTCAATGCCCTGGGCTCGGACATGCTGGTGGAGCTGCAGCAGGCGCTGGACGCCGTGGCCCAGGACCCGTCCGCGCGTGCCGTGGTGCTGGCGGCGCAAGGCAAGGCGTTTTGCGCGGGGCACAACCTCAAGGACATGGCCGCCCACCCGGACCAGGCGTGGTACCAAAAGCTGTTTGCGCAGTGCAGCCGCATGATGCTCTCCATCCACAAGCTGCCTGTGCCCGTCATTGCGCGGGTGCAAGGCATGGCCACCGCTGCTGGCTGCCAACTGGTGGCGCAGTGTGATCTGGCGGTGGCCGCGGAAGACGCCAGCTTTGCCACCAGCGGGATCCACTACGGCCTGTTTTGCGCTACGCCCAGTGTGCCGCTGGTGCGCAATGTGCCCGCCAAGCGCGCCATGGAGATGCTGCTCACCGGAGACTTCATCGACGCCCGCACCGCTCAGGCGCAGGGCCTGCTCAATCGCGTGGTGCCTGCCGATGCGCTGGATGCCGAGGTGGAAACACTGCTCCAGTCCATTTTGGAGAAGCCCCGCGCTGCCATTGCCATGGGCAAGGCGCTTGTGTATCAGCAGCGCGAGCTGGGTATCGAGGCTGCCTACCAGTTGGCGGGGCAGACCATGGCGCTCAACATGATGGACCCTGCCGCCCAGGAAGGCGCGCGGGCCTTTGCCGAGAAACGCACACCGGAGTGGAAGCGCTGA
- a CDS encoding electron transfer flavoprotein subunit alpha/FixB family protein — protein sequence MSVLVIAEHDNASIKGATLNTVTAAVACGGDVHVLVAGHNAGAAAQAAAQIAGVAKVIHADAASLAHGLAENVAAQVLAIAGNYSHILFAATASGKNVAPRVAAKLDVAQISDITKVVSQDTFERPIYAGNAIATVQSSDSVKVITVRTTGFDAAAATGGSAAVETAAAAADAGKSSYVGSEIAKNDRPELTAAKIIVSGGRALGSAEKFNEVITPLADKLGAAIGASRAAVDAGYAPNDLQVGQTGKIVAPQLYIAAGISGAIQHLAGMKDSKVIVAINKDPEAPIFSVADYGLEADLFTAVPELVKAL from the coding sequence ATGTCGGTACTCGTTATTGCTGAACACGACAACGCGTCCATCAAGGGCGCCACGCTGAACACCGTCACGGCCGCTGTGGCCTGCGGTGGCGATGTGCACGTGCTGGTGGCTGGCCACAACGCTGGCGCCGCTGCACAAGCAGCCGCCCAGATCGCAGGCGTCGCCAAAGTCATCCACGCCGATGCCGCCAGCCTGGCCCACGGCTTGGCCGAAAACGTGGCAGCCCAGGTGCTGGCCATTGCAGGCAACTACAGCCACATCCTCTTTGCAGCCACCGCCAGCGGCAAGAACGTGGCCCCCCGCGTGGCCGCCAAGCTCGACGTCGCCCAGATCAGCGACATCACCAAGGTGGTGAGCCAAGACACCTTCGAGCGCCCCATCTACGCTGGCAACGCCATTGCCACCGTGCAAAGCAGCGACAGCGTGAAGGTCATCACTGTGCGTACCACCGGCTTTGACGCCGCAGCCGCCACGGGTGGCAGCGCCGCCGTTGAAACCGCCGCTGCAGCCGCCGATGCCGGCAAGAGCAGCTACGTGGGCAGCGAAATCGCCAAGAACGACCGCCCTGAACTCACCGCCGCCAAGATCATCGTCTCCGGTGGCCGCGCGCTGGGCAGCGCAGAAAAGTTCAACGAAGTCATCACCCCCTTGGCCGACAAGCTGGGCGCCGCCATTGGTGCCAGCCGAGCAGCGGTGGATGCGGGCTATGCCCCCAACGATTTGCAAGTGGGCCAGACCGGCAAGATCGTGGCGCCGCAGCTGTACATCGCAGCGGGCATCTCGGGCGCGATCCAGCACTTGGCTGGCATGAAGGACTCCAAGGTGATCGTGGCGATCAACAAGGACCCAGAAGCTCCGATCTTCAGCGTGGCCGACTACGGCCTGGAAGCCGACCTGTTCACGGCAGTGCCTGAATTGGTCAAGGCGCTGTAA
- a CDS encoding nitronate monooxygenase family protein produces the protein MSKLPAVLQNLSLPVIGSPLFIISNPKLVIEQCKAGVVGSMPSLNARPAELLDEWLAEITETLAAYNKANPDKPAAPFAINQIVHKSNDRLEHDMQVCAKYKVPIIITSLGAREDVNQAVHAWGGIVLHDIINNKFAHKAIEKGADGLIAVAAGAGGHAGTKSPFALIQEIRQWFDGPLALSGSIASGGAVLAAQAMGADFGYIGSAFIATHEARAVDAYKQAIVDSNSDDIVYSNLFTGVHGNYLAPSIRAAGLDPENLPESDPSKMNFGGGAQKAWKDIWGCGQGIGAINAVTSTAELVAKLRREYEEARARLKL, from the coding sequence ATGTCCAAACTGCCCGCTGTGCTGCAAAACCTGTCGCTGCCCGTCATCGGATCGCCGCTGTTCATCATCAGCAACCCCAAGCTCGTCATTGAGCAGTGCAAGGCCGGTGTGGTCGGCTCCATGCCGTCACTCAATGCACGTCCCGCCGAACTGCTCGATGAGTGGCTGGCCGAAATCACCGAGACGCTGGCCGCCTACAACAAGGCCAACCCCGACAAGCCCGCTGCGCCCTTTGCCATCAACCAGATCGTGCACAAGAGCAACGACCGCCTGGAGCACGACATGCAGGTGTGCGCCAAGTACAAGGTGCCGATCATCATCACCAGCCTGGGTGCGCGGGAGGATGTGAACCAGGCGGTGCACGCCTGGGGCGGGATCGTGCTGCACGACATCATCAACAACAAGTTCGCGCACAAGGCGATTGAGAAGGGCGCTGACGGCCTGATCGCCGTGGCGGCGGGTGCCGGTGGACACGCAGGCACCAAGAGCCCGTTCGCGCTGATCCAGGAAATCCGCCAATGGTTTGACGGCCCCTTAGCGCTCAGCGGTTCCATCGCCAGCGGCGGCGCCGTGCTGGCGGCCCAGGCCATGGGGGCCGACTTTGGCTACATCGGCTCGGCCTTCATTGCCACGCACGAGGCCCGTGCGGTGGATGCCTACAAGCAGGCCATTGTGGACAGCAACTCCGACGACATCGTCTACAGCAATCTGTTCACGGGCGTGCATGGCAACTACCTGGCGCCATCGATCCGCGCCGCAGGGCTGGACCCCGAGAACCTGCCCGAGTCCGACCCTAGCAAGATGAACTTTGGCGGCGGCGCCCAAAAGGCCTGGAAGGACATCTGGGGCTGTGGCCAGGGCATTGGCGCCATCAACGCCGTGACCAGCACGGCCGAGCTGGTGGCCAAGCTGCGCCGAGAGTACGAAGAAGCACGGGCGCGGTTGAAGCTCTGA
- a CDS encoding acyl-CoA dehydrogenase, which translates to MSYTAPVKDMLFAIEHLANIEQIAQIPGFEDAGLDTASAVLEECAKFNEGVLAPLNWEGDRNPSSFQSGVVTTTPGFKEAFRQYAEGGWQGLQHPAEFGGQGLPKTIGAACIEMTNSANMSFALCPLLTDGAIEALLTAGSDELKATYLEKLVTGEWTGTMNLTEPQAGSDLALVRTRAEPQPDGTYKIFGTKIFITYGEHDMAENIIHLVLARVQGAPEGVKGISLFVVPKFMVNKDGTLGDRNDAHCVSIEHKLGIKASPTAVLQFGDHGGAVGYLVGQENRGLEYMFIMMNAARYAVGMQGIAISERAYQKAVQYAKDRVQSRPVDGSINASAAIIHHPDVKRMLMTMRATVEGCRAMATVAAAAFDAAHHHPDADTRKQNQAFYEFMVPLVKGYSTETSLEVTSLGVQVHGGMGFIEETGAAQYYRDAKILTIYEGTTAIQANDLVGRKTARDGGQVAKGIAAQIEKTESELLASGTPAALAVAKRLTAARKALLDVIDFVAGGTKTQPNAVFAGSVPYLMLAGNVVAGWQLARSLLVAQDLLHKGQDEAFMRAKITTAQFYADHILVKAPGLRDSIVEGAPSVTELALEAF; encoded by the coding sequence ATGAGCTACACCGCCCCCGTCAAGGACATGCTGTTCGCCATCGAGCACTTGGCCAACATCGAACAGATCGCCCAAATCCCTGGCTTTGAAGACGCAGGTCTGGACACCGCCTCCGCCGTGCTGGAAGAGTGCGCCAAGTTCAACGAGGGCGTGCTGGCTCCGCTCAACTGGGAAGGCGACAGGAATCCATCGAGCTTTCAATCCGGTGTGGTCACCACCACGCCCGGTTTCAAGGAAGCCTTTCGCCAGTACGCCGAAGGCGGCTGGCAAGGCCTGCAGCACCCCGCCGAATTTGGCGGTCAGGGCCTGCCCAAGACCATTGGCGCAGCCTGCATCGAGATGACCAACAGCGCCAACATGAGTTTTGCCCTGTGCCCGCTGCTGACCGATGGCGCCATCGAGGCGCTGCTCACGGCGGGCAGCGATGAGCTCAAGGCCACGTACCTTGAAAAATTGGTGACCGGCGAGTGGACCGGCACCATGAACCTGACCGAACCCCAGGCGGGCTCGGACCTGGCCCTGGTGCGCACGCGCGCCGAACCCCAGCCCGACGGCACGTACAAGATTTTCGGCACCAAGATCTTCATCACCTACGGTGAGCACGACATGGCCGAGAACATCATCCACCTGGTGCTGGCCCGTGTGCAGGGCGCACCCGAGGGCGTCAAGGGCATCAGCCTTTTTGTCGTGCCCAAATTCATGGTGAATAAGGACGGTACGCTGGGCGACCGCAACGACGCCCACTGCGTGAGCATCGAGCACAAGCTGGGCATCAAGGCCAGCCCCACGGCCGTGCTGCAGTTTGGCGACCATGGCGGCGCTGTGGGCTACCTGGTGGGCCAGGAAAACCGCGGTCTCGAATACATGTTCATCATGATGAACGCCGCCCGTTATGCGGTGGGCATGCAGGGCATTGCGATCTCCGAGCGCGCCTACCAAAAGGCCGTGCAGTACGCGAAAGACCGCGTGCAGAGCCGCCCTGTGGACGGCAGCATCAACGCCAGCGCCGCCATCATTCACCACCCCGACGTCAAGCGCATGCTCATGACGATGCGTGCCACCGTGGAAGGCTGCCGCGCCATGGCCACCGTGGCGGCTGCCGCGTTCGACGCCGCGCACCACCACCCTGATGCGGACACGCGCAAGCAGAACCAAGCGTTCTACGAATTCATGGTGCCGCTGGTCAAGGGCTACAGCACCGAGACCAGCCTGGAAGTGACCAGCCTGGGCGTGCAGGTGCACGGCGGCATGGGCTTCATTGAAGAAACCGGCGCCGCCCAGTACTACCGCGACGCCAAGATCCTCACCATCTACGAAGGCACCACCGCTATCCAGGCCAACGACCTGGTGGGTCGCAAAACGGCACGCGATGGCGGCCAGGTGGCCAAGGGCATTGCAGCGCAGATCGAGAAGACTGAAAGCGAGCTGCTGGCCAGTGGCACCCCCGCAGCCTTGGCCGTGGCCAAGCGGCTGACGGCTGCCCGCAAGGCGCTGCTCGACGTGATCGACTTCGTGGCCGGTGGCACCAAGACCCAGCCCAACGCCGTGTTTGCGGGCAGCGTGCCCTACCTGATGTTGGCGGGCAATGTGGTGGCGGGCTGGCAACTGGCGCGCAGCCTGCTGGTGGCGCAGGACCTGTTGCACAAGGGACAGGATGAAGCCTTCATGCGCGCAAAAATCACCACGGCCCAGTTCTACGCCGACCACATTCTGGTGAAGGCCCCCGGCCTGCGCGACAGCATTGTGGAAGGTGCCCCCAGTGTGACCGAGCTGGCACTGGAAGCGTTCTAA
- a CDS encoding cytochrome d ubiquinol oxidase subunit II: MELLNWATALPLIFMAVMGLALLAYVILDGYDLGVGMLLPLATQAEKDVMLSSIGPFWDANETWLVLGVGVLLVCFPMAHGLVLSALYLPVAVMLIGLIVRGVAFDFRVKARDSHKAAWNHLFALGSLVTTLAQGWMLGAYVTGFHTDLWSRLFAVGIALTLPAAYAMLGVGWLVMKTEGELQRKALRWGQGVLWPMGFALVGISLATPVVSHTVFNKWFALPGFFALLPIPLACVAAFFAIRHVLAAPRVVAAGYGWVVFVATVVIFVLAFFGLSYSIYPYIVIDRLTVWEAASATESLAVIGIGVAITLPVIVIYTVFMYRVFWGKARELTYGL; this comes from the coding sequence ATGGAACTACTGAACTGGGCCACCGCCCTGCCCCTGATCTTCATGGCCGTGATGGGCCTGGCCTTGTTGGCCTACGTGATTTTGGACGGCTACGACCTGGGCGTTGGCATGCTGCTGCCCCTGGCCACGCAGGCCGAGAAGGATGTGATGCTCTCCAGCATCGGCCCCTTCTGGGACGCGAACGAGACCTGGCTGGTGCTGGGCGTGGGCGTGCTGCTGGTGTGTTTTCCGATGGCGCACGGCCTGGTGCTGTCGGCGCTGTACCTGCCCGTGGCGGTGATGCTGATCGGACTGATCGTGCGCGGTGTGGCGTTTGACTTTCGCGTGAAGGCACGCGACTCGCACAAGGCCGCCTGGAACCACCTGTTCGCGCTGGGCTCGCTGGTCACCACCCTGGCCCAAGGCTGGATGCTGGGGGCTTATGTCACCGGCTTTCACACCGACCTGTGGAGCCGCCTGTTTGCCGTGGGCATTGCGCTGACGCTGCCCGCCGCCTACGCCATGCTGGGCGTGGGCTGGCTGGTGATGAAGACCGAGGGCGAACTGCAGCGCAAGGCCTTGCGCTGGGGCCAGGGCGTGCTGTGGCCCATGGGCTTTGCACTGGTGGGCATCTCGCTGGCCACACCGGTGGTCAGCCACACGGTGTTCAACAAGTGGTTTGCCCTGCCCGGCTTTTTTGCACTGCTGCCGATTCCGCTGGCGTGCGTGGCCGCCTTCTTCGCCATTCGGCATGTGCTGGCCGCACCCCGGGTGGTGGCAGCGGGCTATGGCTGGGTGGTGTTTGTGGCCACGGTGGTGATTTTTGTGCTGGCCTTCTTCGGGCTGTCGTACAGCATCTACCCCTACATCGTCATCGACCGCCTCACGGTGTGGGAGGCCGCCAGCGCGACGGAATCCTTGGCGGTGATCGGCATTGGCGTCGCGATCACGCTGCCGGTGATCGTGATCTACACCGTCTTCATGTACCGCGTGTTCTGGGGCAAAGCGCGGGAGCTGACGTATGGGCTGTGA
- a CDS encoding GbsR/MarR family transcriptional regulator — MTYVKNLPPLNRQFVSHFGEMGSRWGINRTVGQMYALIFLSPRPVNADEIAETLEFSRSNVSMGLKELQSWRLVKLSHQPGDRREYFEAPKDVWEIFRVLAEERRRREIEPTLSMLRMALLEEPTSDEERYAQERMREMHELIDRLMTWFDDVQRLAPETALQLMGMGTAVTRVLEFKDRLTGKGRAGDNAKGG, encoded by the coding sequence ATGACCTACGTCAAAAACCTTCCTCCTCTGAATCGCCAATTCGTGTCCCATTTCGGCGAGATGGGCAGCCGCTGGGGCATCAACCGCACCGTGGGCCAAATGTATGCGCTGATCTTCCTGTCGCCGCGCCCCGTCAATGCCGACGAGATTGCTGAGACCCTGGAGTTCTCGCGCTCCAACGTGAGCATGGGCCTCAAGGAGCTGCAGTCGTGGCGGCTCGTCAAGCTCAGTCACCAGCCGGGGGACCGGCGCGAGTACTTTGAGGCCCCCAAGGATGTGTGGGAAATCTTCCGCGTGCTGGCCGAAGAGCGTCGCCGCCGCGAGATCGAGCCCACGCTGTCCATGTTGCGCATGGCGCTGCTGGAAGAACCCACCTCGGACGAAGAACGCTACGCCCAAGAGCGCATGCGCGAGATGCACGAGCTGATCGACCGGCTGATGACCTGGTTTGACGATGTGCAGCGCCTGGCCCCTGAAACCGCCCTGCAACTGATGGGCATGGGCACGGCGGTGACGCGGGTGCTGGAGTTCAAAGACCGCCTGACCGGCAAGGGCCGCGCGGGCGACAACGCCAAGGGGGGCTGA
- a CDS encoding electron transfer flavoprotein subunit beta/FixA family protein yields MKVLVPVKRVVDYNVKVRVKSDNTGVDIANVKMSMNPFDEIAVEEAVRLKEKGLVTEVIAVSCGVAQCQETLRTAMAIGADRAILVETDVELQPLAVAKLLKALVDKEQPSLIILGKQAIDDDANQTGQMLAALADLPQATNASKVELAADKVHVTREIDGGLETLALSLPAVITTDLRLNEPRYVTLPNIMKAKKKQLDTVKPEDLGVDVTPRLKTLKVTEPAKRGAGVKVADVAALVEKLKNEAKVI; encoded by the coding sequence ATGAAGGTCTTGGTCCCTGTCAAGCGCGTGGTGGACTACAACGTGAAGGTCCGCGTGAAGTCGGACAACACGGGTGTGGACATCGCCAACGTGAAGATGAGCATGAACCCCTTTGACGAAATCGCCGTTGAAGAGGCCGTGCGCCTGAAAGAAAAAGGCCTGGTGACCGAAGTCATCGCAGTCTCCTGCGGCGTAGCGCAATGCCAGGAAACCCTGCGCACGGCCATGGCCATTGGTGCCGACCGCGCCATCCTGGTCGAGACCGACGTGGAGCTGCAACCCCTGGCCGTGGCCAAACTGCTCAAGGCCCTGGTGGACAAGGAACAACCCTCGCTCATCATCCTGGGCAAGCAAGCCATTGACGACGATGCCAACCAGACCGGCCAGATGCTGGCGGCCCTGGCCGACCTGCCCCAGGCCACCAACGCCAGCAAGGTCGAATTGGCCGCTGACAAGGTCCATGTGACCCGCGAAATCGACGGCGGCCTCGAGACCCTGGCCTTGAGCCTGCCCGCAGTGATCACCACCGACCTGCGCCTGAACGAGCCTCGCTACGTCACCTTGCCCAACATCATGAAGGCCAAGAAAAAGCAGCTGGACACCGTCAAGCCCGAAGACCTCGGAGTGGACGTGACCCCGCGCCTGAAGACCCTCAAGGTGACCGAACCCGCCAAGCGCGGCGCTGGCGTGAAAGTGGCCGACGTCGCCGCCCTGGTCGAGAAACTCAAGAACGAAGCGAAGGTGATCTAA
- a CDS encoding cytochrome ubiquinol oxidase subunit I, with amino-acid sequence MDALDTFTLSRIQFAANISFHILFPTITIALCWFLVFFRLRHAATQGTPAAAGWGQAYYFWTKVFALTFAMGVVSGITMSFQFGTNWPGFMERAGNIAGPLLGYEVLTAFFLEASFLGIMLFGRGRVSDRVHLVATLLVAFGTTLSAFWILSLNSWMQTPVGYEIIDGKLHAVDWLAIVFNPSFPYRLGHKLLASSLTAGFLIAGVSAWQLLKGKAAPGTRQALHTAVVAVSVAMPLQIFMGDLHGLNTLEHQPAKIAAIEGIWHTEKGAPLTLFGLPNEKEGRTDYALQIPKAASLVLAHDPDAELKGLNEFAGAHPPVAPVFWGFRVMVGVGMLMLAVAWAAAWALWRRRAHSAGVLPRKVLWALVGMTFSGWVATLAGWYVTEIGRQPYLVYGLLKTAEAVAPHPSGMVAGTLAAYLTVYALLLVAYVGVIKHMAEHAALPAPAVAPASPQAV; translated from the coding sequence ATGGACGCGCTCGATACCTTCACGCTGTCGCGCATCCAGTTCGCAGCCAACATCAGCTTTCACATCCTCTTTCCCACCATCACCATTGCCCTGTGCTGGTTTCTGGTGTTCTTTCGGCTGCGCCACGCGGCCACCCAGGGCACGCCAGCAGCGGCCGGTTGGGGGCAGGCCTATTACTTTTGGACCAAGGTGTTTGCGCTGACCTTCGCCATGGGCGTGGTCTCGGGCATCACCATGAGTTTCCAGTTCGGCACCAACTGGCCCGGCTTCATGGAGCGCGCGGGCAACATCGCCGGGCCCCTGTTGGGCTACGAAGTGCTGACGGCATTTTTTCTGGAGGCCTCGTTCCTGGGCATCATGCTGTTTGGCCGGGGCCGTGTGTCTGACCGCGTGCACCTGGTGGCCACACTGCTGGTGGCCTTTGGCACCACGCTGTCTGCGTTCTGGATTTTGAGCCTGAACTCGTGGATGCAAACCCCCGTGGGCTACGAGATCATCGACGGCAAACTCCATGCGGTGGACTGGCTGGCGATTGTGTTCAACCCATCCTTTCCCTACCGGCTAGGGCACAAGCTTCTGGCGTCCAGCCTCACAGCGGGCTTCTTGATTGCGGGGGTGAGTGCCTGGCAGTTGCTCAAAGGCAAGGCCGCACCCGGCACCCGCCAGGCCTTGCACACGGCCGTGGTGGCAGTGTCCGTGGCCATGCCGCTGCAAATCTTCATGGGCGACCTGCATGGCCTGAACACGCTGGAACACCAGCCCGCCAAGATCGCTGCCATTGAAGGCATCTGGCACACCGAAAAAGGTGCACCGCTCACCCTGTTTGGCCTGCCCAACGAGAAAGAAGGCCGCACCGACTACGCCCTGCAGATCCCCAAGGCGGCCAGCCTGGTCCTGGCACATGACCCAGATGCCGAGCTGAAGGGGCTGAACGAGTTTGCTGGCGCGCACCCGCCGGTGGCGCCCGTGTTCTGGGGCTTTCGAGTGATGGTGGGCGTGGGCATGCTGATGCTGGCCGTGGCCTGGGCTGCCGCGTGGGCTTTGTGGCGCCGCCGCGCGCACAGTGCTGGCGTGCTGCCACGTAAGGTGCTGTGGGCGCTGGTGGGCATGACGTTCTCGGGCTGGGTGGCCACGCTGGCGGGCTGGTACGTGACGGAAATCGGTCGCCAGCCCTACCTGGTCTACGGCCTGCTCAAAACCGCCGAAGCCGTCGCGCCCCACCCCAGTGGCATGGTGGCCGGCACGCTGGCGGCCTACCTCACGGTGTATGCGCTGTTGCTCGTCGCCTACGTGGGCGTCATCAAGCACATGGCTGAACACGCGGCCCTGCCCGCCCCCGCCGTGGCGCCCGCCTCACCCCAAGCCGTATGA
- a CDS encoding histone deacetylase family protein, producing the protein MGPGHPECPERLDAIEDRLLVTGVGDALERFEAPEAALADIELAHDRMHIAALRGLSDRLNEELMAGGPNYSQLDTDTSINAHTWKAALRAAGAALAATDAVMAGELENAFCAVRPPGHHATRSKAMGFCFFNNVAVAAKYALQRYNLQRVAVVDFDVHHGNGTEDILAGDSRALMVSIFQHPFYPYSGDVDPAPNMVNVPVAAYTRGMDVREIIEMMWIPRLEEFKPEMIFVSAGFDAHREDDMGQLGLTEQDYTWITQRVKDIARRYSKGRIVSCLEGGYVMGPLARSVEAHLRVLADL; encoded by the coding sequence ATGGGCCCGGGTCACCCCGAATGCCCCGAGCGCCTCGATGCCATTGAAGACCGCTTGCTGGTCACCGGCGTGGGCGATGCGCTGGAGCGGTTTGAAGCCCCCGAGGCCGCGCTGGCCGACATTGAACTGGCGCACGACCGCATGCACATAGCGGCGCTGCGGGGCCTGTCGGACCGCCTGAACGAAGAGCTGATGGCGGGCGGGCCCAACTACTCGCAGCTGGACACGGACACCTCCATCAATGCCCACACCTGGAAAGCCGCCTTGCGCGCCGCAGGCGCTGCACTGGCCGCCACCGATGCGGTGATGGCGGGTGAGCTGGAAAATGCCTTTTGCGCCGTGCGCCCCCCGGGCCACCATGCCACCCGCAGCAAGGCCATGGGGTTTTGCTTCTTCAACAACGTGGCGGTGGCGGCCAAATATGCGTTGCAGCGCTACAACCTGCAGCGCGTGGCGGTGGTGGACTTTGATGTCCACCATGGCAATGGTACGGAGGACATCCTGGCGGGCGATTCGCGTGCGCTCATGGTCAGCATCTTCCAGCACCCGTTTTATCCTTACAGCGGCGATGTAGACCCGGCCCCCAACATGGTGAACGTTCCGGTGGCGGCCTACACGCGCGGCATGGATGTTCGGGAGATCATCGAGATGATGTGGATCCCGAGGCTCGAAGAGTTCAAGCCCGAGATGATTTTTGTGAGCGCCGGCTTTGACGCCCACCGCGAGGACGACATGGGCCAGTTGGGCCTGACCGAGCAGGACTACACGTGGATCACCCAGCGTGTGAAAGACATTGCCCGGCGTTACTCCAAGGGCCGCATCGTGTCGTGCTTGGAGGGAGGCTACGTGATGGGGCCGCTGGCCCGCAGTGTGGAGGCGCACTTGCGCGTGCTGGCGGATCTGTGA
- a CDS encoding mechanosensitive ion channel family protein: MAGSVDTPMLDDVGQWLRAFAAPTVLIELASLLVCVGLAWGVVALLRRGLKQEGHRSILFGRKVVDGALFPIALLALGYVARVVLLNWVPMAVFKVAIPVLVSLVVIRIGAKVLQVAFPQSQWVKPIERSISWLAWLAMVLWVTGLLPLVLGEMEQIHWKVGSVNLSLRTMVEGALTAAAVLLLTLWVSAAIESRLLRSATGAELSLRKAVSNALRAVMIFFGLIVAMSAVGIDLTALSVLGGAVGVGIGLGLQKLAANYVSGFVILTERSMRIGDNVRVDNFEGRITNINARYTVVRSAAGRESIVPNEMLITQRVENLSLADPRVWLSTVVSVAYDSDVDLVIQLLTESALASNRVLRDPAPSASLSAFGADGLEFTVGFWIADPENGALGLRSDINRAILAALRAHHIDIPFPQRVMHVQVEGSLPGAGPTVAALVGGDAASSSQSHGQ; this comes from the coding sequence ATGGCAGGCTCTGTAGATACCCCCATGCTGGACGATGTGGGGCAGTGGCTGCGCGCCTTTGCAGCGCCCACGGTGTTGATTGAGCTGGCCAGCCTGCTGGTGTGTGTGGGGCTGGCCTGGGGTGTGGTGGCGTTGCTGCGCCGTGGGCTTAAGCAGGAAGGACATCGCTCCATTCTGTTTGGTCGCAAGGTGGTGGATGGGGCGCTGTTCCCTATCGCTTTGCTGGCATTGGGCTACGTGGCGCGCGTCGTGCTCCTCAATTGGGTACCGATGGCCGTGTTCAAAGTGGCGATTCCTGTGCTGGTGTCGCTGGTTGTGATTCGCATTGGGGCTAAGGTGCTGCAAGTCGCTTTCCCGCAGTCCCAGTGGGTCAAGCCGATTGAGCGCTCCATCTCCTGGCTGGCGTGGTTGGCCATGGTGCTTTGGGTCACGGGCCTGTTGCCTCTGGTGCTGGGCGAGATGGAGCAGATCCACTGGAAGGTGGGCAGTGTGAACCTCAGCCTGCGCACCATGGTGGAAGGAGCGTTGACTGCGGCGGCGGTGCTGCTGCTGACGCTGTGGGTGTCGGCTGCGATTGAGTCGCGCTTGCTGCGCTCGGCCACGGGGGCAGAGTTGTCGCTGCGCAAGGCCGTCAGCAACGCGCTGCGGGCGGTGATGATTTTCTTTGGCCTCATCGTGGCCATGTCGGCGGTGGGGATTGATCTCACGGCCTTGTCAGTGCTCGGGGGCGCCGTGGGCGTGGGCATTGGCCTGGGGCTGCAGAAGCTGGCGGCCAACTATGTCAGCGGCTTTGTCATCCTGACCGAGCGCAGCATGCGCATTGGCGACAACGTGCGCGTAGACAACTTTGAAGGCCGCATTACCAACATCAATGCGCGTTACACCGTGGTGCGGTCTGCGGCAGGGCGCGAATCCATTGTGCCCAACGAGATGCTGATCACCCAGCGGGTGGAAAATCTGTCTCTGGCCGACCCGCGCGTGTGGCTGTCCACCGTGGTGAGCGTAGCCTATGACAGCGATGTGGATCTGGTGATACAGCTGTTGACCGAATCAGCCCTCGCCAGCAACCGCGTGCTGCGTGATCCCGCGCCGTCTGCGTCCTTGTCTGCTTTTGGCGCCGATGGTCTGGAGTTCACGGTGGGGTTCTGGATTGCCGATCCGGAAAACGGCGCCCTGGGCCTCCGATCAGACATCAACCGGGCCATTTTGGCGGCGCTGCGCGCGCACCATATCGACATTCCTTTCCCCCAGCGCGTCATGCACGTGCAGGTAGAGGGCAGCTTGCCTGGGGCCGGCCCCACGGTGGCAGCGTTGGTGGGGGGCGATGCGGCATCTTCATCCCAAAGTCATGGGCAGTGA